The window ACCCCCATATTCTCAAATAGTATCACAATAAATATTATCACCCCCATATTCAAGCCGAAATTAAAATTTATCGCGGAGCAGTTGACATTTCTCTCTTCGTTgacttttctctctcaaaacgcgatcttcttccttcaccaaCCACCTTCGCCAATCTCGGCGTCGGTCGCCGTCGCCCCTCATGGGCAAGTCCAGACCTAAGAAAAAGCCCCCCCCGCGGTAACCCCTCTGGTGCCGAAACCTCTGCTTCCTCCCCGGCGAGGCAATCCCTACCTGATTCTCCAAAATCGGCTAGGGATGTCTCTGTCTCGTCCCCTGTAAAGTTGTTGCCTGAGTTAGAAGTGAGCTCAGCCAATAATGAAGTCAATCTGGCCATCCTTTGCGGTCAAGCCTCGAAGACTGGCGATTCTGAAATTGCAATCCCTAGATCCCCAAAAGTTATGGCTGCAACCGTTGTGGCGGGCACATCAAAATCAGTACCTGATAAAGAGCCGGGCGAGATTACTCCCCTACCTGCTCCAGCTACGCTAAAAAACCCCATCATCCTTCCTCCGGTGGCACCTGCTAGTAATCCCCCAGTTGAAGCCCAACCCTGAAAAGCGATGGTCAAAGACAGCTCCACGCATTTAGAGAGGAAAAAATCTCTTTTTACGTTTGAATCTGGAGAGGTATGCATAACTATCCCCAACTAAGTCattgagaagaacaaaaaggcTTGGGATAGCTTTATCCTGGGTCAGTTTTATGAGGAGCCGCCTGCTAGAGGTGTTGTCCATGCCATTGTCAATGTTATCTGGAGCCGTCAGCGAAGGGACATTACTGTCTCCAAAATGGAAGGTCACTCGTTTCTGTTTAAAGTTCCTTGCCCGAATGCTCTTAGACGTATCTTGAGTCAGCCGTTATGGCAAATTGACGGTCAGACGATGTTTGTTGCTAAGTGGTCTCCGGACGTTACCCCAAAAAAGCATGAGCTAACTATGGTCCCGGTATGGTTGGATTTCCATGGCGTGTCACTGGAGTTCTTTAATCGTGAGGGCTTGGAACACATTGCAGGCTTGGTCGGACATCCTCTATGTCTCCACCCTCACACAGAAAAGCTTCTGAACATTGAAGTCACCAGGGTCTACACAGTTATTGACCCGCGTAAGCCACTATCGGATGCTGTTAATGCAAGATTTGAATCAGGAATCATCAAGAGGATTCGAGTCTCTAGCCCCTGGCTCCCTTCATTGTGTAGTCACTGTAAACAGGTTGGGCACACTGTAACTCATTGCACTCTAGCCCCTCCTAAATGCACCTCATGTGTCTCAGTAAAGCATCCCACAGTATCATGCCCTCGAGCAAAGAAAGATAAGGCAGCAGGTAAGGCTCCCATTCAAAGTCAACTACCGATTGTTGAAGTAAAGGAGCCTTCTGGCCCCATCATTCAAAGCATGGCGCTTCTTCCTACTTCAACGCTCGCCAAGCAGACAGCTACAAGTTCAACAGCTGACCTGATTGCCCCACCAACAACAGTGGAGTTGCCAAAGCGGAACGCACCCAAACCTTATGAGAAACATTTTGATGCGGATAAGTTGTGTATTGACCTATCTACAAACATGTTCGCTCACATCTCACCAAATGGTGGTCATGATAATGCCAAGGAGTTGGATACGGATGCTAGTCTCTCGGGTGATGAGGACAACCCTGAAGCAGAGTCTGACAGGTTTCTCCAGGTCATATCTAAACGGTtactaaagaagaaagattctAGAGCCCAGGGTAGAGGCCCTTTATCTCTCTAACTCAATATCCTCcatatggatattttttgtcgtaATGTAAGAGGGTTTAATGACCCCATTAAACGTAGAAGTTTTCGGAAATGGCTAAAGGTATATAAACCTCTTTTTGGCGGAATTATAGAAACTCGGGTGAGCCCCTTGAAGGctcaaaattttgtttccaGTGTAGTCCCGGGCTGGTGCTTCTCGGATAATTTTGATTTCTCTGACCTAGGTAAGATATGGGTTGTATGGCACCCTTCTGTCAAGGTCACCATTTTGTCAAAGTCTCTGCAAATGATAGTTTGCCTTGTCCAGTTGCCTTTTGTATCTGTGGAACTGGTGGTCTCCTTAGTCTATGCATCGTCCACCTCTAATATGGAAAGGAAACTACTTTGGGATGAGCTCCATCTCCTTGCTGCTTCATCTACTGTGTCGAACAAGCCTTGGGCAGTCATTGGAGATTTAATCAAATCCTCTTCCCTCACGAGCACTCCAACCCAAGCATTGTTTCTTTATCTGGTGGCTTGAGGAATTTTCAAGATTGTGTGAGCAAGTCTTATCTCACAGACCTCCCCTACTGCGGTAACACATTTACTTGGACAAACAATCATGATGTTGGTCTAATAGCAGAGAAGTTAGATCATATCCTTGTGAACAATGTCTGGTTGTCCCTTTTCCCCAACTCGATTGGTGTCTTTGGTGAACCGGGTTTCTCAGATCATAGTCTATGCTGTATTTTCTTGGATTCTGGTATGCAGAAGAGGAAATCGCCTTTCATGTTTCTTTCACACCTCAATCAACACCCGGACTTCGCTCCCCTGATTAGATTGTGGTGGAATGCCCTGTCATTTGACTGCTCGAAGATGTTGAAACTGTCCAAAAAGCTAAAGGAATTAAAGAGTGTCATTCGAACCTTTGCCAAGGACAATTACTCCAAACTTGAGAAAAGAACGAGTGAAGCGTATGAGGATTTAATGGTTTGTCAACAACAGCTGCTTCAGTCCCCATCAGATCACGAGCACCAGAAGGAAAAACAAGCCCATTTGAAATGGTCGGCATTGGCTAAAGCTGAAGAGACATATCTGAGACAAAAGTCCAGAATATATTGGTTAAGGGATGGAGACAGCAGTACACGATTCTTCCACAAGGTAATATTGTCTCGTATTGCTCAGAACCAAATCTTGTATCTGCTGGACGACTCTAATCGCATGGTAGATACGAGGCAATGGATTCAGCAAGTTGTTGTAACGTACTTTATGAACTTCCTGGGATCAGCATCCAATGCGTCACCGCCTAGTGTGGAGGAACTGGCTACCTTGCTCCCGCAGCACTGCTCTGCATCAGCAAGTCAGATGTTATCAAAGCCATTTACCTCTGAAGAGATCAAGCAGGCAGTCTTCTCCCTACCTCGTAACAAGGCCCCAGGTCCAGATGGCTACAGTGTTGAGTTTTTTACTGCTCACTAGAGTACAGTGTGACCAGATGTGATCGCTGCAGTCCTGGAATTCTACTCCTCTGGGCAAATGCTTAAACAATGGAACTCCACTTTGCTCTCTCTCATTCCGAAAAAACCAAATGCATCCAGAATGACTGAGTTTCGACCCATCGCCTGCTGTAACACCATATACAAAGTCGTGACCAAACTGCTAGCAAGTAGGCTCAAGGCTGTTCTGCCAGATCTCATCACCAATACCCAATCGGCCTTCATCCCAGGACATCTTCTAgttgaaaatatcttacttGAAACGGAGTTAGTCCAAGGGTACAATCAGAAGAACATCTCTACTTGAGGTTTGCTAAAGGTTGACCTGCGCAAAGCGTTTGACTCAATTCATTGGGACTTCCTCGTCAACACAATGCGAGCCATGGACTTCCCTCCGCATTTTGTCACTCTCATCAGCCAATGCATCACCACGCCAATGTTCTCCCTCGCGATTAATGGTTAAACTTGTGGTTATTTTAAAGGCGCTAAAGGACTTAGACAAGGTGACTCCATTTCACCGTATCTGTTCACCATAGCGATGGAGGTCTTCTCTCAGTTATTGAACAGACGCTACAATAATGGTTCCATTGGGCACCATCCTTCAGCCTCCATCCTTCATGTATCCCATCTTGCTTTTGCTGACGATGTAATGCTTTTCTTTGTTGGCACAAAGGAATCTTTGCGCAACATCACCACAGTACTTGACACATTCGCTGGCATGTCTCGTCTAACCATGAACAAGGACAAGACTGAGCTGTATATTGCAGGAGTGAACCAAGCTGAAACCGTAACGATATCCTCTCTTGGTTTCAGGATTGGTTTATTCCCATTCCGATATCTTGGTCTTCCTTTGATGCACCGTAAACTCAGAATCGCTGATTACAGACCCCTTCTGGACAAAATAGCTTTGTGGTTCTCACCCTGGTCAGCTCGCGCTCTGTCATACGCTGGTAGAATGGCTCTAATCACTTCAGTCATCTACGGTACAGTAAATTTCTGGGCATCGGCATTCATCTTGCCGAAAGGTTGCATCAAGCACATAGAGTCGCTTTGCTCAAGATTTTTGTGGACAGGCgacataaacaaaaaaccaaatgctAAGGTTGCTTGGAGTACACTATGCCTACCGAAGAAGGAAGGGGGACTTGGATTTAGGTGTATCTCTACTTGGAACAAAGTCTTATGCCTAAAGTTAATCTGGAGGCTGTTTGTGGGTGACTCACTTTGGGCTCAATGGCTTAAgaacaataaaatcaaagatgGAAATTTCTGGATGCTTGATGAGAAAAAGGCAACTTCGTGGACATGGAAAGCGCTTCTCCACCTTAGACAGTATGCTCTCCGCTTCCTCTGCTGTGTTGTAGGTAACGACGAGCAAGTCAGTTTTTGGTATGATCGGTGGACCCCTTTTGGTCAACTTATCCACTTTATAGGTCCGGCGGGCCCTCTGCAAACGGGTATACCTCTGAATGCTATGGTTGCAAGAGCATGCTCTCAGTCGGGATGGCTGCTAAGGCCGTCACGATCTCCGCAAGTGGAGCAACTGCACATGCATCTGTCAACCATTCAACCACCTGATTTTTGCCCTGAACCTGACATTTTTCTCTGGAACATTGATGGGGAGGAACAAGACTACTTTAGCGCAAAGCACACATGGGAGAGTTTGAGGCAGCGTCGAGAACCGCTATCATGGACAGCACAAGTCTGGTTTAAAAGGGCCACACCCAGGCATGCATTCCTTTTTTGGCTCACTCATCTTGACCGATTACCTACTCGTTCAAGACTAGCAAGCTGGGGAATGCAAATAGATATTTCTTGCTGCATGTGTGGACGTGGTCCTGAGACTCGTGATCACCTATTACTACATTGTGTACTCACTGAGGAGATATGGTTGCAAGCAACAAAAAGACTGGGCTACCGCCCTTTCGTTTTTCACACGTGGGAGGCTCTCTCTGCTTGGTTAAACTCCTCTGATGATATCTCTCCCATCACTCTCAAGAGACTGGTGGCACAGGTAGTCATATACACCGTTTGGAGGGAAAGGAATGAACGATTGCACAACAGCACCAACACTTCCTTGCTTGCTCTGTTCAGGACTATGGATAGAGGAACCAGGGATGCTATTCTAGCAAGGAGTCACATAAAGCTCTTCAAAAACCTCCTCGGCGACTGGTTAAAGTTTTTGTAGGAGAAGTATTTCTTTGATAGcccttgagttttttttttttggcaaggcCTATCTTTTGTATCAACTTATTGTAGTTACTACAATACATTTTCTTcaatgaaaattcacaaattttcaaaaaaaaataaaaaataaataatcaactTAGACTAAGTATAACATAAGAagataactaaaataaatattatcaaCTTAGACTAAGTATAACCATAGTTACATATACTTCATAATACaactatattttaattctggatctttagaaaatattattttgtataatttgttaattttctttgttcttcttttgtacAATAAGTATAGATTTATAGGTATCTAGCTAATTTCCTAACGTGATATGTTTATTAttcaacatattttaataattatgagACAAAAGCTGGTTAACAAACATTTTGGTAATAGATAAGATTTTGTGTCACGTGTTGAGCAAATAATTATGTGTTGAGCAAATTTAGAAAGTAAAAACTTACAATTTTCTTACCTAAAATTAGATTTTCAAAGTAAGTTGTCAATAAAATCGTGAAATATGTAAAGTTAGTAATTTAAGATGTTGACAAATGTCAATTTATCGATTTGAGATTACagaacatgtaaaaaaaaaatagttttttttatttgtatattatatatccataaatgttatacataaaatattgtGACATGTTTcatgatttaatttaaaatattatattaaattattttatttttatttttaattataaatatacaatgatttaaattaaaaagtgatgtttttaatttgaaatttattttttaaagaataatataaacaataaatatttgtttattcctttttcaatatttttaattttcttatgttgtaatatttttaaaatcatattatttaCTTCAATTTGATTTCAAATTGATAATCCATGATGATTCAAGAgaaagtttattattatttttttcagattttttttttaattttattatgttatagtattttattttctattttgtatctCTTAATTATCTAAGAGTCATATATCATCTtgcttatgatttttttttttgatttgtcaattttttttaatttctcaaattttattgggttggtaATTAACCCATTGCAATCATGCAATTTTCTTTTCCTcagtttttctttcaaaatattttgagtAAAACAATTTAGTGGTTAAAGAAactatgttacaaaaaaaaatagtagttaAAAGAATTATgtcaaaatgaaagtaaaacacataaaattggtttaatttgtacATAAAGACATTTTTAGGTGGTTTATAAATAGCAtactttaacaaacaaaaaaaaatcttgtgtaaaaacacattttggtggtaaaacatagagtaaaatgtATGTGGACGCTAATAAGATGGCGCTTTGACGTttgcatataaaatattttgtgaataagttgtcgaatatttttaaaatttggtaataataatatttgtattgataaatatttgacaaaagttttAGTAGCTGGTAATTTAGTTTaagatttttgtaataatttttatgattttaaatataaattagtgtattaaagtataaacaaatttgattttttctcttactaaaagtatttatatatttacttctaaAAAGTAGTTGTTACTTACActaaaatgttaatttatttttaaaaatttaattttattagacAACTTCCTAATCAAAGTACATAAGCAGAATAAACTTGTGTATGAACATCAATGATTTACATCTGTAGGTAACTGACGTAGGCTTTATCTTGACATAACCTAGCCCTTATCTTAATTATAATGTTACAAACtgatatattcttttttgtttcaattactTATTAATCTAAATGCCTCAGTGATCTTATCGCGGAAGTATTTTAGATGTCGATCCCAAGAGGAATAAAGATTACCACACGAGAGATGCGAGAATTTAAACTAATTCAGAACAAAtgatttttaggattttgttttgattaaaatgaaagaaatgcAAGAAGTAAAATAAAGACAAAGTAGTGAACCATGAGTTTAACTATCATGGGAATGGATTAACAATCATGCAATGATGCAAAGGTTGAATAAAGCACAATCCTAGAACATGGAACTCAAAGATATGACAATCCACTTTCGTGGCAATATCATCTAATTATTAACAACTTCCGTTCGCAATTAAATGATCAATGAGCATTACAAACAACTGAACAAGTCCAACTAGTTCACTAAACACCCTAATCATCCGTTCGCTAGGTCTGTAAAGCTCATAAATGTTCGGTTCAAgcatttcatcaaaaaaatatagGGCGAGAAATGCTTAGACTCTAAACTCTAGATCAACCTAAATGACTAAACTAATAATAACCAACCTAAATCAATCATCACCTAACCATGAAATCATCATAATCTAGCATTACCAATGATCTAACAAAAAGACTAATTAACAACTAACCATggtaaaagataaagaaaaattcataaacataaagaTATATAAGATAGAGATGAAGAATCCTTCACTAAAGTGGCATGGATCTTTGAAGATCAatccaaaatattttggatCTAAATCCAATTCTAGAGAAGAAGTTTAGAAATGTCTCACAAAAGTGATTAAATACAAAATGGGTTCGGACCGGGTCGAAGTTTTTGATCCAACTCGCGATTGAATCCTTCGGTGTACCTTTGGACGAAGAGGTTGGCCGCAGGCTGCCATCGTTCACCATCTGCCCGAAGGTGCTTCAGAAGTCTCACTCCTTGTTCACTTTTTGCTCATTCCCGCGCCAGAATGATATATGTCCATTAAAACCGTCATAACCCTTGCATCGTAGCTTGAACTCACCTCCGTTAGAAAGCTAACTTAATTAGCTATAACTTTTATGAAGCGCTCCGAAGCTAAATATCAATGCATCCGAGTCTGATCTTTGAGACGCTTTTGACTGGTTTCTGaacctttcttttctcttctttccacTTAAATGTGTGTCATCCACAATCATCTTAACCTGAAATGGGTCAAAAGACACACAAAACACGTAAAAAATACACACAAAGACACTCGAGGACTTCTAAATGCAGAAAAGACAATGAAAATACTAATGGAACACAATGAAACAACCATGAAAGAGCAGTaaatatagagtatatatatcacaaactCACAGTGTGTGTGTTGCCTTTTTGGAGGTTGCTCTTTTATGCTGGGACGAGCGTTGACATCTGTGATCTGCGGAATTCTTGCTGATCGTTATGGTAGAAAACCTGTAATCCTTATTGGAACCACTTCAGTGTAAGTAatgttttatttgcatttcttgATTCTTCAATCTCCCTTtcataaacccttttttgtattttaaaaaaataaaccaatgcTTTTTGATTTTCTGTTACAGGGTCGTTTTCAATACTCTGTTTGGCCTAAGTTTAAATTTCTGGATGGCCATTATCACAAGGTTTTGTCTCGGTTGTTTCAACGGTTTACTCGGCGGTCCTATCAAGgtctcttctcctctcctcCTCTTAAACAATATAATTCATACTTGCTTGTTCCATGAATCTCATTGAGTCATTGTGATGAATCCAGGCATACGCAGTAGAAACGTTCCGTGATGAGTATCAAAGTTTAGCATTATCAGCAGTAAGCTCCTTGTTCCAAAGTTTACCTCTTGTGTTTTCCTTCCAATTCAATATTAGAGAATCTTAACATGATATCCCTGACCCTGTAGGTTAGTACCGCATGGGGAATTGGACTCATCATTGGCCCTGCAATAGGAGGTTTTCTTGCTCAGGTCTTCTTCTTTAACATTAAGCATTTCTATCTAATTCTTTCACTCTTACCTCCCTTGCCCTTAGTGATTCTTGTTTAACTTTGTAGCCTGCAAAGCAATATCCAAGTTTATTCTCACAGGATTCGATTTTTGGCAAGTAAGCGTTATCTCCTCTTCACTTTTCATTCAACTATTTAATAGATATACAGTCGTCTCATGGGTCTATAAATCATAATGCAGATTCCCCTACTGTTTGCCGTGCTTTGCAATATCCATTTTTGCATTCTTAGTGACCATAATCTCGTTATGGATTCCGGTAAGCTCTTTACTTTTCCTGCTCCATGTAGACTCTAGTTACTGTGTTTAAATTAGCTTTAAGCCTAGTGATGGCTGTTTCTCCTCTCCAGGAAACATTGCACAATCACAAGTTTGATGATCATGATCAGTCTTTTGATGCTGTCAAAGATGATCCTGAATCTAATAAAGTGGcaaagaaaaatgagaaaaaatctCTCTTGAAAAACTGGCCACTAATGTCATCTATGATCGTCTACTGCATCTTTTCACTTCATAATATGGCTTACACAGAAGTgcgactcttcttcttcttccactttcatcttttgttttattttggccCATGTATGAGAAATCTTCAGCTTTCTTTCTTGGATAGATCTTTTCGTTGTGGGCAAACAGCCCGAGGAAATTTGGAGGTTTGGCATACACCACTGCAGAAGTTGGTTCTGTTCTTGCAGTTTCAGGTGTGTCCATATATATGTCTCAAAGCTAACATTTACAATAGAATTTGTAATGTTCTGACCTAGACACTACTTCTTTCTAGGCGTTGGTCTCCTTATCTTTCAGCTTTCCCTCTACTCTTATGCGGAGAGGAACTTAGGCCCAATCATAGTTACACGTATATGTGGGGTAGTCACTCTGCATGCTCATGTTGTTCTTACTGTTAAACCATATGTTTTTGAGGATGCACGTTCTAATCTTGTGCTTGTTTTCAATACTCACAGATTCTGTCTGTGGTTGTCTTATCAACTTACCCACTAATAGCAAAACTATCTGGTGTCGCCCTTACCATGGCACTATATTCTGCATCCGTAGCAAAGAACGTCTTAAGCGTAAGTTTCTGATAACCTTAAAGTAGAAGAATGTGTTGATTTGGAATTTAATTAGTCTATATCCTCCAcagttgtgtgtgtgtgttaactAAAATGTTAATGTGTGTAGACTTCTACTATAACTGGAACGTTCATCCTTCAAAACAGGGCTGTGGTAAGTAATTTCACAACATTGATTAATTTTACTATTTAGTTAGGTGAGAAACCATGCAATAATTAGAACCTCATTAATTCTTTTATATACAACAATAGGGACAAGACCAAAGAGGAGCAGCTAATGGGATTTCCATGACAGCGATGTCTATTTGTAAAGCAATAGGTCCAGGAGCAGCA is drawn from Camelina sativa cultivar DH55 chromosome 8, Cs, whole genome shotgun sequence and contains these coding sequences:
- the LOC104705631 gene encoding protein ZINC INDUCED FACILITATOR-LIKE 1-like isoform X1; translated protein: MAEKEYTECLLESKYHEGCPGCKVDQMKRLRHGFPFSELFSVWIIVLCTTLPISSLFPFLYFMIDDFDIAKKEEDIGFYAGFVGCSFMLGRALTSVICGILADRYGRKPVILIGTTSVVVFNTLFGLSLNFWMAIITRFCLGCFNGLLGGPIKAYAVETFRDEYQSLALSAVSTAWGIGLIIGPAIGGFLAQPAKQYPSLFSQDSIFGKFPYCLPCFAISIFAFLVTIISLWIPETLHNHKFDDHDQSFDAVKDDPESNKVAKKNEKKSLLKNWPLMSSMIVYCIFSLHNMAYTEIFSLWANSPRKFGGLAYTTAEVGSVLAVSGVGLLIFQLSLYSYAERNLGPIIVTRICGILSVVVLSTYPLIAKLSGVALTMALYSASVAKNVLSTSTITGTFILQNRAVGQDQRGAANGISMTAMSICKAIGPGAAGVIFSWSEKRQDASFLPGTQMVFFILNVVLAVGVLWTFKPFLGERQH
- the LOC104705631 gene encoding protein ZINC INDUCED FACILITATOR-LIKE 1-like isoform X2; amino-acid sequence: MAFLSRSFSPFGSSSSALIDDFDIAKKEEDIGFYAGFVGCSFMLGRALTSVICGILADRYGRKPVILIGTTSVVVFNTLFGLSLNFWMAIITRFCLGCFNGLLGGPIKAYAVETFRDEYQSLALSAVSTAWGIGLIIGPAIGGFLAQPAKQYPSLFSQDSIFGKFPYCLPCFAISIFAFLVTIISLWIPETLHNHKFDDHDQSFDAVKDDPESNKVAKKNEKKSLLKNWPLMSSMIVYCIFSLHNMAYTEIFSLWANSPRKFGGLAYTTAEVGSVLAVSGVGLLIFQLSLYSYAERNLGPIIVTRICGILSVVVLSTYPLIAKLSGVALTMALYSASVAKNVLSTSTITGTFILQNRAVGQDQRGAANGISMTAMSICKAIGPGAAGVIFSWSEKRQDASFLPGTQMVFFILNVVLAVGVLWTFKPFLGERQH